A genomic region of Sciurus carolinensis chromosome 7, mSciCar1.2, whole genome shotgun sequence contains the following coding sequences:
- the Ehmt2 gene encoding LOW QUALITY PROTEIN: histone-lysine N-methyltransferase EHMT2 (The sequence of the model RefSeq protein was modified relative to this genomic sequence to represent the inferred CDS: inserted 1 base in 1 codon; deleted 1 base in 1 codon), whose protein sequence is MAAAAGAAAAAAAEGEAPAEMGALLLEKEPRGATERVHGSLGDTPHSEDTLPKANPDSLEPAGPSSPASVTVTVGDEGADTPVGATPLIGDEPENLEGDGGRILLGHATKSFPSSPSKGGSCPSRAKMSMTGAGKSPPSVQSLAMRLLSMPGAQGTAAAGPEPPPTTISPEGQPKVHRARKTMSKPGNGQPPVPEKRPPEVQHFRMSDDVHSLGKVTSDVAKRRKLNSGSGLSEELGSXRSSGEVTLEKGNSRSLEEWETVVGDDFSLYYDSYSVDERVDSDSKSEVEALAEQLSEEEEEEEEEEEEEEEEEEEEEEEEEDEESGNQSDRSGSSGRRKAKKKWRKDSPWVKPSRKRRKREPPRAKEPRGVNGVGSSGPSEYMEVPLGSLELPSEGTLSPNHAGVSNDTSSLETERGFEELPLCSCRMEAPKIDRISERAGHKCMATESVDGELSGCNAAILKRETMRPSSRVALMVLCETHRARMVKHHCCPGCGYFCTAGTFLECHPDFRVAHRFHKACVSQLNGMVFCPHCGEDASEAQEVTIPRGDGGTPPAGTAAPAPPPLAQDAPGRADTSQPSARMRGHGEPRRPPCDPLADTIDSSGPSLTLPSGGCLSAVGLPPGPGREALEKALVIQESERRKKLRFHPRQLYLSVKQGELQKVILMLLDNLDPNFQSDQQSKRTPLHAAAQKGSVEICHVLLQAGANINAVDKQQRTPLMEAVVNNHLEVARYMVQRGGCVYSKEEDGSTCLHHAAKIGNLEMVSLLLSTGQVDVNAQDSGGWTPIIWAAEHKHIDVIRMLLTRGADVTLTDNEENICLHWASFTGSAAIAEVLLNARCDLHAVNYHGDTPLHIAARESYHDCVLLFLSRGANPELRNKEGDTAWDLTPERSDVWFALQLNRKLRLGVGNRAIRTEKIICRDVARGYENVPIPCVNGVDGEPCPEDYKYISENCETSTMNIDRNITHLQHCTCVDDCSSSNCLCGQLSIRCWYDKDGRLLQEFNKIEPPLIFECNQACSCWRNCKNRVVQSGIKVRLQLYRTAKMGWGVRALQTIPQGTFICEYVGELISDAEADVREDDSYLFDLDNKDGEVYCIDARYYGNISRFINHLCDPNIIPVRVFMLHQDLRFPRIAFFSSRDIRTGEELGFDYGDRFWDIKSKYFTCQCGSEKCKHSAEAIALEQSRLARLDPHPELLPELGSLPPVNT, encoded by the exons atggcggcggcggcgggagctGCAGCGGCGGCGGCCGCCGAG GGGGAGGCCCCCGCTGAGATGGGGGCACTACTGCTGGAGAAGGAGCCCAGAGGAGCCACCGAGAGAG TTCATGGCTCTTTGGGGGACACCCCTCATAGTGAGGACACCCTGCCCAAGGCCAACCCCGACTCCCTGGAGCCTGCTGGCCCCTCATCTCCGGCCTCTGTCACTGTTACTGTTGGTGATGAGGGGGCTGACACCCCTGTAGGAGCCACACCACTCATTGGGGATGAACCCGAGAATCTGGAGGGAGATGGGGGCCGAATCCTGCTGG GCCATGCCACAAAATCATTCCCCTCATCCCCCAGCAAGGGGGGTTCCTGTCCGAGTCGGGCCAAAATGTCAATGACAGGGGCAGGGAAATCACCGCCATCAGTCCAGAGTTTGGCTATGAGGCTGCTAAGTATGCCAGGGGCCCAGGGAACTGCAGCAGCAGGGCCTGAACCCCCTCCAACCACCATTAGCCCAGAGGGACAGCCCAAGGTACACAGAGCCAGGAAAACCATGTCCAAACCAGGAAACGGACAG CCCCCGGTCCCTGAGAAGCGG CCCCCTGAAGTGCAGCATTTTCGTATGAGTGATGACGTGCACTCGCTGGGGAAGGTGACTTCAG ATGTGGCTAAAAGGAGGAAGCTGAACTCTGGAAGTGGCTTG TCAGAGGAATTGGGTT GCCGGAGTTCAGGAGAAGTGACCCTGGAGAAGGGGAACTCCAGGTCCCTGGAAGAGTGGGAGACAGTGGTAGGCGACGACTTCAGTCTCTACTATGATTCCTACTCTGTGGATGAGCGTGTAGACTCTGACAGCAAG TCTGAAGTGGAAGCTCTGGCTGAACAACTgagtgaagaggaggaagaggaggaggaggaggaagaagaagaggaggaggaggaggaggaagaggaagaagaagaagaagatgaggaATCAGGCAATCAGTCAGATAGG AGTGGCTCCAGTGGCAGGCGCAAGGCCAAGAAGAAATGGCGGAAGGACAGCCCATGGGTGAAGCCATCTCGGAAACGGCGGAAGCGGGAGCCTCCACGGGCCAAGGAACCACGAG GAGTGAATGGTGTGGGCTCCTCAGGCCCCAGTGAGTACATGGAGGTCCCTCTGGGGTCCCTGGAGCTGCCCAGCGAGGGGACCCTCTCCCCCAACCACGCTG GGGTGTCCAATGACACATCTTCACTGGAGACAGAGCGGGGCTTTGAGGAGCTGCCCCTCTGCAGCTGTCGCATGGAAGCACCTAAGATTGACCGAATCAGTGAGAGAGCAGGGCACAAGTGCATGGCCACCGAGAGTGTGGATGGAGAG CTGTCTGGCTGCAATGCTGCCATCCTCAAGCGGGAGACCATGAGGCCATCCAGTCGTGTGGCACTAATGGTGCTCTGTGAGACCCACCGTGCCCGCATGGTCAAACACCACTGCTGCCCAGGCTGCGGCTACTTCTGTACGGCA GGCACCTTCCTTGAATGTCACCCAGACTTCCGTGTGGCCCACCGCTTCCATAAGGCCTGTGTGTCCCAGCTCAATGGAATGGTCTTCTGTCCCCACTGTGGGGAGGATGCTTCTGAGGCCCAGGAGGTGACCATTCCCCGGGGTGATGGGGGAACTCCACCAGCTGGTACTGCAGCCCCGGCACCCCCACCCCTGGCCCAGGATGCCCCAGGGAGAGCTGATACTTCCCAGCCCAG TGCCCGGATGCGAGGGCACGGGGAGCCCCGACGTCCACCCTGTGATCCCCTGGCTGACACCATCGACAGCTCAGGGCCTTCCCTGACCCTGCCCAGTGGGGGCTGCCTCTCGGCAGTGGGACTACCACCAGGGCCAGGTCGTGAGGCCCTGGAGAAGGCTCTGGTCATCCAGGAATCAGAGAG GCGGAAGAAGCTCCGATTCCACCCGCGGCAATTGTACCTGTCAGTGAAGCAGGGAGAGTTGCAGAAGGTGATCCTGATGCTGT TGGACAACCTGGACCCCAACTTCCAGAGTGACCAGCAGAGCAAGCGCACACCCCTACACGCAGCTGCCCAGAAGGGCTCCGTGGAGATCTGCCATGTGTTGCTGCAG GCTGGAGCCAACATCAATGCAGTGGACAAGCAGCAGCGGACACCACTGATGGAGGCTGTGGTGAACAACCACCTGGAGGTGGCACGCTACATGGTGCAGCGAGGTGGCTGTGTCTATAGCAAG GAGGAAGATGGCTCTACCTGCCTTCACCATGCAGCCAAAATTGGGAACTTAGAGATGGTCAGCCTGCTGCTTAGCACAGGACAGGTGGATGTCAATGCCCAG GACAGTGGTGGGTGGACGCCTATCATCTGGGCTGCAGAACATAAGCACATTGACGTGATCCGCATGCTGCTGACACGAGGTGCTGATGTTACCCTCACTGACAAT GAGGAAAACATCTGTCTGCACTGGGCCTCCTTTACTGGCAGTGCTGCCATTGCTGAGGTTCTCCTGAATGCTCGCTGTGACCTCCATGCTGTCAACTACCATGGTGACACACCCTTGCACATTGCAGCCCGGGAGAGCTACCACGATTGCGTACT gTTGTTCCTGTCACGTGGAGCCAACCCTGAGCTGAGGAACAAGGAAGGGGACACAGCATGGGACCTGACCCCTGAGCGCTCTGACGTGTGGTTTGCCCTCCAGCTCAACCGCAAACTCCGACTTGGAGTGGGAAACCGAGCTATTCGCACTGAGAAGATCATCTGCCG GGATGTAGCTCGGGGCTATGAGAATGTGCCCATTCCCTGTGTCAATGGTGTGGATGGGGAACCCTGCCCTGAGGATTATAAGTACATCTCAGAGAACTGTGAGACATCCACCATGAATATTGACCGCAACATCACCCACCTGCAG CACTGCACATGTGTGGACGACTGCTCCAGCTCCAACTGCCTGTGCGGTCAGCTCAGCATCCGCTGCTGGTATGACAAG GATGGGCGGTTGCTCCAGGAATTTAACAAGATCGAGCCCCCCCTGATCTTCGAGTGTAACCAAGCCTGCTCCTGCTGGAGAAACTGCAAGAACCGAGTGGTGCAGAGCGGCATCAA GGTACGACTGCAGCTCTACCGAACAGCCAAGATGGGCTGGGGGGTCCGCGCCTTGCAGACCATCCCTCAGGGGACCTTCATTTGCGA GTACGTTGGGGAACTGATCTCTGATGCTGAGGCTGATGTGAGAGAGGATGATTCTTATCTCTTCGATTTAGACAACAAG GATGGGGAAGTATATTGCATTGATGCCCGTTACTATGGCAACATCAGCCGCTTTATCAATCACCTGTGTGACCCCAACATCATCCCTGTCCGAGTCTTCATGCTGCACCAAGACCTGCGATTTCCGCGCATCGCTTTCTTCAGTTCCCGAGACATCCGGACTGGGGAGGAGCTAGG GTTTGATTATGGTGACCGCTTCTGGGACatcaaaagcaaatatttcacCTGCCAGTGTGGCTCTGAGAAGTGTAAGCACTCAGCTGAGGCCATCGCCCTGGAGCAGAGCCGCCTGGCCCGCCTGGACCCCCACCCTGAGCTGCTGCCCGAGCTTGGCTCCCTGCCCCCTGTCAACACCTGA
- the Zbtb12 gene encoding zinc finger and BTB domain-containing protein 12, whose product MASGVEVLRFQLPGHEAATLRNMNQLRAEERFCDVTIVADSLKFRGHKVILAACSPFLRDQFLLNPSSELQVSLMHSARIVADLLLSCYTGALEFAVRDIVNYLTAASYLQMEHVVEKCRNALSQFIEPKIGLKEDGVSEASLVSSVSATKSLLPPARTPKPAPKPPPPPPLPPPLLRPVKLEFPLDEDLELKAEEEDEDEDEDVSDICIVKVESALEVAHRLKPPGGLGGGLGIGGSVSGHLGELAQSSVAPSTVAPPQGVVKACYSLSEDAEGEGLLLIPGGRASVGATSGLVEAAAVAMAARGAGGSLGAGGGRGPLPGGFSSGNPLKNIKCTKCPEVFQGVEKLVFHMRAQHFIFMCPRCGKQFNHSSNLNRHMNVHRGVKSHSCGICGKCFTQKSTLHDHLNLHSGARPYRCSYCDVRFAHKPAIRRHLKEQHGKTTAENVLEASVAEINVLIR is encoded by the coding sequence ATGGCCTCTGGGGTGGAAGTCCTGCGCTTCCAGCTGCCCGGCCACGAGGCCGCTACGCTGCGGAACATGAACCAGCTCCGCGCAGAGGAGCGGTTCTGCGACGTGACCATTGTGGCCGACAGCCTCAAGTTCCGTGGCCACAAGGTCATCCTGGCCGCCTGCTCGCCATTCCTGCGGGACCAGTTCTTATTGAACCCCAGCTCTGAGCTGCAGGTCTCCTTGATGCACAGTGCACGCATCGTTGCCGACCTGCTCCTCTCCTGCTACACCGGTGCCCTGGAATTCGCAGTCAGGGACATCGTCAACTACCTAACGGCTGCCTCCTACCTACAAATGGAGCACGTGGTGGAGAAATGCCGGAACGCCCTCAGCCAGTTCATTGAGCCCAAAATAGGCCTCAAAGAAGACGGGGTCAGTGAGGCTAGTCTCGTGAGCAGTGTCAGTGCCACCAAATCCCTCCTCCCTCCGGCCAGGACCCCAAAGCCAGCCCccaagcccccacccccacctcctctgCCCCCTCCGCTCCTGCGCCCAGTGAAGCTGGAGTTCCCACTTGATGAGGACCTGGAGCTGAAGGCCGAAGAGGAGGATGAGGACGAGGACGAGGACGTGTCTGACATCTGCATTGTCAAGGTGGAGTCTGCCCTCGAGGTGGCGCACCGGCTCAAGCCCCCTGGAGGCCTGGGAGGGGGTCTGGGTATTGGGGGCTCCGTGAGCGGCCACCTTGGGGAGCTGGCCCAGAGTAGTGTGGCCCCCAGCACTGTAGCCCCACCACAGGGAGTGGTGAAGGCCTGCTACAGCCTGTCGGAGGACGCAGAAGGGGAGGGCCTGCTGTTGATCCCAGGAGGCCGGGCTAGTGTGGGGGCCACCTCAGGCCTAGTGGAAGCCGCAGCGGTGGCCATGGCTGCCCGGGGGGCGGGGGGCAGCCTTGGGGCAGGGGGCGGCCGGGGACCCCTGCCCGGGGGCTTCTCAAGTGGAAACCCCTTAAAGAACATCAAGTGCACCAAGTGCCCGGAAGTGTTCCAGGGCGTGGAGAAGCTGGTCTTCCACATGCGTGCACAGCACTTCATCTTCATGTGCCCGCGCTGCGGCAAGCAGTTCAACCACAGCAGCAACCTCAACCGCCATATGAACGTGCATCGTGGCGTCAAGTCGCACTCGTGTGGCATCTGCGGCAAGTGCTTCACACAGAAGTCTACACTGCACGACCACCTCAACCTGCATTCGGGAGCCCGGCCCTACCGCTGCTCCTACTGCGATGTGCGCTTTGCCCACAAGCCTGCCATTAGGCGGCACCTCAAGGAGCAACACGGCAAGACCACAGCTGAGAACGTGCTGGAGGCCAGCGTGGCTGAGATCAACGTCCTCATCCGCTAG
- the Slc44a4 gene encoding LOW QUALITY PROTEIN: choline transporter-like protein 4 (The sequence of the model RefSeq protein was modified relative to this genomic sequence to represent the inferred CDS: substituted 1 base at 1 genomic stop codon), translating to MGGKQDEDEAYGKPAKYDPSFRGPIKNRGCTDVICCVIFLLFILGYIVVGIVAWVYGDPRQVLYPRNSTGAYCGMGENKDKPYVMYFNVFSCIVASNIITVAQNGLQCPTPQVCVSSCPKDPWAVQSSEFSLTVGEVFYKENRNFCLPGVPWNMTVRQSLQQEFCPSFLLPSTPALGRCFPLSNTNFTLPEFPWISNTTIAQGISGILDSLNARDITVKIFEDFAQSWYWILVALGVALVLSLLFILLLRLVAGPLVLVLILGVLGVLAYGIYHCWEEYRVLRDKGASISQLGFTTNLSAYQSVQETWLAAVIVLAVLEGILLLLLIFLRQRIRIAIALLKEASKAVGQMMSTMFYPLVTFVLLVICIAYWAMTALYPLSSGQPQYVYWVSNVSAPGCENVPVNTSCDPLDQSMNYSCPGLMCTFQGYSSTGLVQRSLFNLQIYGVLGLFWTLNWVLALGQCVLAGAFASFYWAFHKPRDIPTFPLSSAFIRTLRXYHTGSLAFGALILTIVQIARIILEYIDHKLRGAQNPMARCIMCCFKCCLWCLEKFIKFLNRNAYIMIAIYGKNFCVSAKNAFMLLMRNIVRVVVLDKVTDLLLFFGKLLVVGGVGVLSFFFFSGRIQGLGKDFESPHLNYYWLPIMTSILGAYVIASGFFSVFGMCVDTLFLCFLEDLERNDGSLDRPYYMSKDLLKILGKKNQAPPGDKKRKK from the exons ATGGGAGGAAAGCAGGATGAGGACGAGGCCTATG GGAAACCAGCCAAATATGACCCCTCCTTTCGAGGCCCTATCAAAAACAG GGGCTGTACAGATGTCATCTGCTGTGTCATCTTCTTGCTCTTCATTTTGGGTTACATCGTGGTGGGGATCGTGG CGTGGGTGTATGGAGACCCCCGGCAAGTACTCTACCCCAGGAACTCCACCGGGGCCTACTGCGGGATGGGGGAGAACAA AGATAAACCCTATGTCATGTACTTCAACGTTTTCAGCTGCATAGTGGCCAGCAACATCATCACGGTCGCCCAGAATGGCCTACAGTGCCCTACACCCCAG gtgtgtgtgtcctcctgcccCAAAGACCCATGGGCAGTGCAAAGCAGTGAGTTCTCACTGACAGTCGGGGAGgttttctacaaagaaaacagGAACTTTTGTCTGCCAGGGGTGCCCTGGAATATG aCAGTACGCCAAAGCCTGCAACAGGAATTCTGCCCCagtttcctcctcccctccactcCAG CTCTGGGGCGCTGCTTTCCATTGTCCAACACTAACTTTACACTGCCTGAATTCCCCTGGATCAGCAACACCACCATTGCTCAGGGGATCAG TGGTATTCTTGACAGCCTCAATGCCCGTGACATCACTGTCAAGATCTTTGAAGATTTTGCCCAATCCTGGTATTGGATTCTTGT TGCCCTAGGTGTGGCTCTGGTCCTGAGCCTGCTATTTATCCTGCTTCTGCGCCTGGTGGCTGGGCCCCTGGTGCTGGTGCTGATCCTAGGGGTGCTTGGTGTGCTGGCCTACGGCATCTACCACTGCTGGGAGGAGTACCGAGTGCTGCGGGACAAGGGCGCCTCTATCTCCCAGCTGGGCTTCACCACTAACCTCAGTGCCTATCAGAGTGTACAGGAGACCTGGCTGGCTGCCG TGATTGTGCTGGCCGTTCTTGAAGGCATCCTGCTGCTCCTGCTCATCTTCCTGCGACAGCGGATTCGCATCGCTATCGCCCTCCTGAAGGAGGCGAGCAA GGCTGTGGGGCAGATGATGTCAACCATGTTCTACCCACTGGTCACCTTTGTCCTCCTGGTCATTTGCATTGCCTACTGGGCCATGACTGCTCTGTATCCTTTGTCCA GTGGGCAACCCCAATACGTATATTGGGTGTCCAACGTCAGTGCACCCGGCTGTGAGAATGTGCCAGTGAATACATCGTGTGACCCCCTG GACCAGTCCATGAACTACTCCTGCCCAGGGCTGATGTGCACCTTCCAGGGCTACTCATCTACAGGCCTAGTACAACGTTCTCTCTTCAATCTGCAAATCTATGGGGTACTGGGGCTCTTCTGGACCCTTAACTGGGTACTGGCCCTGGGTCAGTGCGTCCTGGCTGGGGCCTTTGCCTCCTTCTACTGGGCCTTCCACAAGCCCCGGGACATCCCCACCTTCCCCCTGAGCTCTGCCTTCATCCGCACACTCCGGTAA TACCACACGGGTTCATTGGCATTCGGAGCCCTCATCCTAACCATTGTGCAGATAGCTCGGATCATCTTGGAGTACATTGACCACAAGCTGAGAG GAGCCCAGAACCCTATGGCCCGCTGCATCATGTGCTGCTTCAAGTGTTGCCTCTGGTGTCTGGAAAAGTTCATTAAGTTCCTGAACCGCAATGCGTATATCATG ATTGCCATCTATGGGAAGAATTTCTGTGTCTCAGCCAAAAATGCCTTCATGCTGCTCATGAGGAACATTGTCAG GGTGGTTGTTCTGGATAAAGTCACAGATCTGCTGCTGTTCTTCGGAAAACTACTGGTGGTTGGAGGTGTTG GGgtcctgtctttcttttttttctctggtCGCATCCAGGGGCTGGGTAAAGACTTTGAAAGCCCCCACCTCAACTACTACTGGTTGCCCATTATG ACCTCCATCCTGGGGGCCTATGTCATTGCCAGTGGCTTCTTCAGCGTTTTCGGCATGTGTGTGGACACACTCTTCCTCTGTTTTC tggaagaCCTGGAACGGAACGATGGTTCCCTGGACCGACCCTACTACATGTCCAAGGACCTTCTGAAGATTCTAGGCAAGAAGAACCAGGCGCCCCCTGGggacaagaagaggaagaagtga